From a region of the Pyrococcus kukulkanii genome:
- a CDS encoding AAA family ATPase — MSEVDYLIDNIKEKEWTAITGPRLVGKTTLAKSVAYHLRDTEGWTVVYLNVSGVKDFKDFVVMTYAKLPKRVKLKLILESALFSGIKVGITGEGIYGEAILENRIPPVQALVNMLQFLGKKSIVIWDEIQELKTGIPELMASLWKLRSEVDDIEELPSIIVTGSSVRVLSYFIEPTKIGFGGESLSSGVHFVGREFDNLNLEPLSRQTTIEYLANGLRECNVNYRLVELEEIYEFSMGLPGIVNPYGRKRCKGLSHSKALQYAKRVSLSKIREEILNILRTSFPKSWEKLAVALSLYSKNVPLKEISRRTGASLSTIYEMLEELTNWGYLEKSVEGRRKYKFKGLAYLEAAREI; from the coding sequence ATGAGTGAAGTTGATTACTTAATAGACAATATAAAAGAGAAGGAGTGGACTGCTATAACGGGTCCAAGACTCGTAGGAAAAACAACACTAGCCAAGTCTGTTGCTTATCATCTAAGAGATACTGAGGGCTGGACCGTTGTTTATTTAAACGTCTCAGGTGTCAAGGACTTCAAAGATTTTGTTGTCATGACGTACGCTAAATTGCCAAAAAGAGTGAAACTCAAATTAATTCTGGAGTCAGCCTTATTCAGTGGAATAAAGGTGGGGATTACTGGGGAGGGAATTTACGGGGAGGCAATTTTAGAAAACAGAATTCCTCCGGTTCAAGCCCTAGTTAACATGCTCCAGTTTCTTGGGAAGAAGTCAATAGTTATATGGGATGAGATTCAAGAACTAAAAACCGGTATACCTGAGTTGATGGCATCCCTTTGGAAGTTGAGGAGTGAGGTTGATGATATAGAGGAGTTGCCTTCCATAATAGTCACTGGCTCCTCAGTTAGGGTGCTTAGTTATTTTATAGAACCAACAAAAATAGGATTTGGAGGAGAGTCCCTATCTAGCGGGGTTCATTTTGTAGGCAGAGAGTTTGACAACTTAAATCTAGAACCCCTGAGCAGACAAACGACGATTGAATACTTGGCTAATGGATTAAGAGAATGCAATGTTAACTATCGGTTAGTTGAGCTCGAGGAGATATACGAATTCTCAATGGGTCTGCCAGGAATAGTGAATCCATACGGAAGAAAGAGATGTAAAGGATTATCTCACTCAAAGGCATTACAATACGCTAAAAGAGTTAGTCTTTCAAAGATTAGGGAGGAAATCCTTAACATTCTAAGGACATCCTTTCCAAAAAGTTGGGAAAAATTGGCAGTGGCATTAAGCCTTTATTCCAAAAACGTTCCACTTAAGGAAATATCTAGGAGAACGGGAGCTTCGTTATCAACAATATATGAAATGCTTGAAGAGTTAACTAACTGGGGGTACTTAGAAAAGAGCGTTGAAGGGAGGAGGAAGTATAAATTTAAAGGCCTCGCTTACCTTGAAGCTGCGAGGGAAATTTAA
- a CDS encoding formate--phosphoribosylaminoimidazolecarboxamide ligase produces the protein MVRIATYASHSALQILKGAKDEGFETIAFGKSRVKPLYTKYFPVADYFIEGTYPEEKLIELNAIVIPTGSFVAHLGIELVERMRVPYFGNKKVLRWESDRSLERKWLEKAKLRLPKVYDDPDDIDKPVIVKPHGAKGGKDYFLAKDPQDFWAKAEKFLGIRNKEQLKEVQIQEYVVGIPVYPHYFYSKVREELELMSIDRRYESNVDAIGRIPAKDQLDLNIEITYTVIGNIPIVLRESLLMDVIEAGERTVKAAEELMGGLWGPFCLEGVFTPEMEFVVFEISARIVAGTNSFVHGSPYTWLKYDEPMSTGRRIAREIREAIEIGRIEEIVT, from the coding sequence ATGGTGAGGATAGCGACTTACGCATCTCATTCAGCCCTTCAGATCCTGAAGGGAGCCAAGGACGAGGGGTTTGAAACGATAGCATTTGGGAAATCTAGGGTTAAACCCCTGTACACTAAATACTTCCCGGTTGCCGACTACTTCATTGAAGGTACCTACCCAGAGGAAAAGCTGATCGAGTTAAATGCGATAGTAATCCCAACGGGATCCTTCGTTGCACACCTAGGAATCGAGCTAGTTGAGAGGATGAGAGTTCCCTACTTCGGCAACAAGAAAGTCTTAAGGTGGGAGAGCGATAGAAGCTTAGAGAGAAAGTGGCTCGAGAAGGCCAAGCTAAGGCTACCTAAGGTTTACGATGACCCAGATGATATCGATAAGCCAGTTATAGTGAAGCCCCACGGCGCAAAGGGTGGAAAAGATTATTTCCTCGCTAAAGATCCCCAAGACTTCTGGGCTAAGGCCGAGAAGTTCCTTGGAATAAGGAACAAGGAGCAACTTAAGGAGGTTCAAATACAGGAGTACGTGGTTGGAATCCCTGTTTACCCCCACTACTTCTACTCCAAGGTTAGGGAGGAGCTAGAGCTTATGAGCATAGACAGGAGGTACGAGAGCAACGTTGATGCCATAGGCAGGATACCAGCTAAAGACCAGCTCGACCTTAACATCGAGATAACGTACACCGTCATAGGCAACATCCCAATAGTCCTGAGGGAGAGCCTACTCATGGACGTCATCGAGGCCGGAGAGAGAACAGTTAAAGCTGCTGAAGAGCTGATGGGCGGACTGTGGGGCCCGTTCTGCCTTGAAGGGGTTTTTACTCCTGAGATGGAATTTGTCGTGTTTGAGATATCGGCTAGAATAGTTGCCGGAACGAACTCCTTTGTGCACGGTTCCCCGTACACATGGCTCAAATATGATGAGCCAATGAGCACCGGGAGAAGGATAGCGAGGGAAATTAGAGAGGCTATTGAAATTGGTAGGATTGAAGAGATAGTAACTTAA
- a CDS encoding thiamine ABC transporter substrate-binding protein: protein MKKAVAIALVLLTFLGLGCISSQEQQTPRTLTVYAYDSLEYWLKEVIPEFEKEYNVKVNLVLVGSTGELVNRLILEKDNPQADVVVGIDNTFMAKAINAGVLEKFRLRNFDVIRKDILEYFPADDYLTPFDYGFLAFNYRTDMIEEPPKSLDELITPEWKGKIIIEDPRTSSPGLAFMLWTIAVYGNSWLEYWAKLRNNVQIVKGWSAAWEAFSKGEYPVVLSYATSPAAVVYYDNKTNVKAVQFRRGNFIQVEGAGIVKGTKNRDLAEKFIEFLISEKAQEKLPTTQWMYPVNKNVKLPEVYKYALNVTKPISLDPGLVMENLDKWLKQWTAVVVEGKSPQEAIKG, encoded by the coding sequence ATGAAGAAGGCGGTTGCAATAGCTTTGGTTCTGCTAACGTTCCTGGGACTTGGATGCATAAGCTCTCAGGAACAACAAACTCCGAGGACTCTAACGGTTTACGCCTACGACAGCCTTGAATACTGGCTCAAGGAGGTAATTCCCGAGTTCGAGAAGGAGTACAACGTCAAAGTCAACCTCGTCTTGGTGGGAAGTACGGGGGAGTTGGTTAACAGGCTCATCCTTGAGAAGGACAATCCTCAGGCTGATGTTGTGGTTGGAATCGACAACACGTTCATGGCCAAGGCAATAAACGCCGGAGTTCTTGAGAAGTTCAGGCTCAGGAACTTCGACGTAATAAGGAAGGACATACTAGAATACTTCCCCGCGGATGACTATTTAACTCCATTCGACTACGGTTTTCTGGCCTTCAACTACAGGACTGACATGATAGAAGAGCCACCGAAGAGCCTCGATGAGTTGATAACGCCTGAGTGGAAGGGGAAGATAATAATCGAAGATCCAAGAACTAGCTCTCCCGGCTTAGCATTCATGCTGTGGACGATAGCCGTTTACGGAAATTCTTGGCTCGAGTATTGGGCGAAGCTCAGGAACAACGTTCAGATAGTTAAGGGCTGGAGCGCCGCATGGGAGGCCTTCAGCAAGGGTGAGTATCCGGTAGTTCTCAGCTATGCTACTTCTCCGGCAGCCGTTGTGTACTACGACAACAAGACGAACGTTAAGGCAGTTCAGTTCAGGAGGGGCAATTTCATCCAGGTGGAGGGGGCCGGAATAGTTAAGGGGACGAAAAACAGGGATCTCGCCGAGAAGTTCATAGAGTTCCTTATAAGTGAGAAGGCTCAAGAGAAGTTGCCAACGACCCAGTGGATGTACCCGGTAAACAAGAACGTCAAGCTACCCGAGGTCTACAAGTACGCCCTCAACGTTACCAAGCCGATCTCCCTTGATCCTGGGCTCGTTATGGAGAACCTCGATAAGTGGCTGAAGCAGTGGACTGCTGTCGTCGTTGAGGGCAAGAGTCCCCAGGAGGCAATTAAAGGATGA
- a CDS encoding ABC transporter ATP-binding protein: protein MVSIELRDVVKRYDEFTLSVNLKVRDGELMTLLGPSGCGKTTTLRIIAGLERPDSGRVLFDGEDVTERKPYERNIGMVFQDYALFPHLTVFKNIAFGLEMRKLPRNEIEKRVRWALKLVGLEGFENRYPEQLSGGQQQRVALARALVIEPDVLLLDEPLSNLDAKVRERLRGEIRRIQRDLGITTVYVTHDQEEAMAISDRIAVMNLGRIEQVGEPLELYMRPKTEFVAKFLGTGNILELHAENGKACLGELCFKTPKDGKVRVFFRPESVEIGDGAEAEVIDYELLPGRVRIRLRIHGVEIIAEEKLSRFDPKKKKVKIRIENYVIL from the coding sequence ATGGTGAGCATTGAGCTTAGGGATGTGGTTAAGAGGTACGATGAATTCACGCTGAGCGTTAACCTCAAGGTTAGGGATGGAGAGCTGATGACCCTTCTAGGACCAAGTGGGTGCGGAAAGACCACAACCCTCAGAATCATCGCCGGGCTTGAAAGGCCAGACTCAGGCAGAGTTCTCTTCGATGGGGAGGATGTAACCGAGAGGAAGCCATACGAGAGAAACATAGGGATGGTGTTTCAAGATTATGCCCTCTTCCCGCACCTAACGGTGTTCAAGAACATAGCGTTTGGATTAGAGATGAGGAAGCTCCCCAGGAACGAGATAGAGAAAAGGGTGAGGTGGGCCCTAAAGCTCGTCGGCCTTGAAGGGTTCGAGAACAGGTATCCGGAGCAGCTCTCTGGAGGGCAACAGCAGAGGGTTGCCTTGGCCAGGGCTTTGGTTATAGAGCCGGACGTTTTATTGCTCGACGAACCCTTGAGCAACCTAGATGCCAAGGTGAGGGAGAGGCTCAGGGGAGAGATAAGGAGGATTCAGAGGGATCTAGGGATAACAACCGTGTACGTCACCCACGACCAAGAGGAGGCCATGGCGATAAGCGACAGGATTGCCGTAATGAACCTCGGGAGGATAGAGCAAGTTGGCGAGCCCTTGGAGCTCTACATGAGGCCAAAAACGGAGTTTGTAGCCAAGTTCCTGGGGACTGGAAACATTCTAGAGTTGCACGCCGAGAACGGAAAGGCCTGCTTGGGCGAGCTCTGCTTCAAAACACCAAAAGATGGAAAGGTTAGGGTGTTCTTCAGGCCCGAAAGCGTTGAGATAGGAGATGGTGCTGAAGCTGAAGTCATCGACTACGAGCTACTCCCAGGGAGGGTGAGAATTAGACTCAGGATTCATGGAGTTGAGATTATAGCAGAGGAGAAGCTCTCTAGGTTCGATCCTAAGAAAAAGAAAGTTAAGATAAGGATCGAAAACTACGTCATCCTTTAA